One Fulvia fulva chromosome 12, complete sequence genomic region harbors:
- a CDS encoding Nucleoporin NDC1, producing the protein MPRQYHANMATQTTTLQQTILAPGAAATGATPTERTRFYKEFLTPALHRRFIKAVGILLAVCYVFGIIITSFRGTIVTAWFPLGPAGARASLLLITCLSILVVRVANMHIGERITSSVAETAYDLVWRRLGKSLHTVGWYALSGWLFGEFYVWTRGDSAELGLVLPYESYERPRLNENPIFLRSLFIVLGVLQAGLHLVKDYDCVKIPATPREEREKEEEAKKNALTRILSPEAVARLPAVVRTLADKLGPIVHGAVNITIITVIAHLFIYFLVLRRPLWSFFYSMARTWFQLPSSAPPPGISDLHIWALFRQTLTAPLALSILWEISNTIFSVFVAQAPILKDAPLTSGVKDARGVVLRKSKDPNSSLLNGLKTKRELNKTFAFWELYLIATKYDDRRKTIYTEVARKDGSTWSQICDIALKEVEAITARIQAATVPEQKPVVREEQPLQRLTEDDLGTPKPEKRGLPKIADREVAGDGDVFAKKAPDLVQTFGNFARSVGQSANTQNPITPTALKYIEYGADQLIPKETQQRLSRSHMQEEANGFFAKVLRSPIGEAFKNTFARQVKKVVFGSPTSNKANIVFAVKSLTELGVKSLSEDDYGQVQKDIPRIIRTFTTTIKNIETYTRTLKPNWTDLGFTEQDRQVAEVQELLEILKTSLKQIMLQFGEYANTLGLSKKEVREAGEATGDTPAPVALIGGRPTRPNDGAFERPEMQQVGNDGGIGAGGRLRRTGR; encoded by the coding sequence ATGCCGCGACAATACCACGCAAACATGGCGACGCAAACGACAACTCTGCAGCAAACCATTCTCGCGCCGGGAGCTGCTGCGACTGGAGCAACTCCCACAGAACGAACTCGATTCTACAAGGAGTTCTTGACCCCCGCACTGCACCGGCGCTTCATAAAAGCAGTGGGCATACTGCTCGCTGTCTGCTATGTCTTCGGCATAATCATCACAAGCTTCCGCGGCACCATAGTAACAGCATGGTTTCCGCTCGGTCCAGCTGGAGCTCGCGCATCACTTCTTCTCATAACATGTCTCTCCATTCTGGTTGTACGGGTCGCAAACATGCACATTGGCGAGCGCATCACGAGCAGCGTTGCAGAGACAGCGTATGATCTGGTGTGGAGGAGACTGGGCAAGTCACTGCACACAGTCGGATGGTATGCTCTTTCAGGCTGGTTGTTTGGGGAGTTCTATGTCTGGACGAGAGGTGACAGCGCGGAGCTGGGCTTGGTGCTACCTTACGAGTCGTATGAGCGACCGAGGCTGAACGAGAATCCCATCTTCTTGAGGAGCCTCTTCATTGTGCTAGGAGTGTTGCAAGCCGGACTGCACTTGGTGAAGGACTACGATTGTGTCAAGATACCCGCGACTCCACGAGAAGAGCGGGAGAAAGAGGAAGAGGCGAAGAAGAATGCCTTGACAAGGATCCTCTCACCAGAGGCTGTCGCGAGACTACCAGCGGTGGTGCGAACATTGGCTGACAAGCTGGGCCCGATCGTGCACGGTGCTGTCAACATCACCATTATCACCGTCATCGCACATCTCTTCATATACTTCCTGGTCCTGAGGCGGCCTCTCTGGTCCTTCTTCTACAGTATGGCACGAACCTGGTTCCAGCTACCGAGCTCTGCACCACCACCAGGCATTTCCGACCTACACATTTGGGCTCTATTCCGCCAGACATTGACAGCACCACTGGCACTATCGATCCTGTGGGAGATCTCGAACACCATTTTCAGCGTCTTTGTCGCTCAAGCACCGATTCTGAAAGATGCGCCTCTGACCAGTGGGGTCAAGGATGCCAGAGGTGTCGTGCTGCGCAAGAGCAAAGACCCGAACAGCAGCTTGTTGAATGGCTTGAAGACAAAGCGGGAGCTGAACAAGACTTTCGCCTTCTGGGAGCTATATCTCATTGCCACCAAATACGACGACAGGCGGAAGACAATCTACACCGAAGTTGCAAGAAAGGACGGCAGCACGTGGTCGCAGATCTGCGACATTGCCCTGAAGGAAGTGGAAGCGATCACTGCGCGTATTCAGGCGGCGACCGTACCAGAGCAGAAGCCGGTGGTGAGAGAGGAGCAACCCCTGCAGCGATTGACTGAAGATGATCTTGGAACGCCCAAACCAGAAAAGAGAGGTCTCCCGAAGATAGCAGATCGCGAAGTAGCCGGTGATGGCGACGTCTTCGCAAAGAAGGCACCAGATCTTGTACAGACATTCGGCAACTTTGCGAGGAGCGTCGGCCAGTCGGCAAACACCCAGAACCCCATCACACCCACCGCGCTGAAGTACATCGAATACGGCGCGGATCAGCTTATCCCAAAGGAGACCCAACAGCGTCTGTCTCGTAGCCACATGCAAGAAGAAGCAAATGGCTTCTTCGCTAAGGTGCTCCGATCACCAATCGGCGAGGCCTTCAAGAACACCTTTGCGCGTCAAGTCAAGAAGGTTGTCTTCGGCTCACCTACCTCGAACAAAGCCAACATCGTCTTCGCCGTGAAGTCCCTCACCGAGCTGGGCGTGAAGAGTCTGTCGGAGGATGATTACGGTCAAGTGCAGAAGGACATCCCCAGGATTATCCGCACCTTCACCACCACGATCAAGAACATCGAGACTTACACACGTACTCTCAAGCCGAATTGGACGGACCTTGGCTTCACCGAGCAGGATCGACAAGTAGCGGAGGTGCAGGAGCTGCTGGAGATCCTGAAGACAAGTCTCAAGCAGATTATGCTGCAGTTTGGCGAGTATGCAAATACTCTGGGTCTGAGCAAGAAGGAGGTGCGTGAAGCAGGCGAGGCTACGGGTGATACGCCTGCTCCTGTGGCACTTATTGGTGGCAGACCGACACGGCCGAATGATGGGGCGTTCGAGCGCCCGGAGATGCAGCAGGTTGGCAATGACGGCGGGATTGGCGCCGGTGGTAGACTGCGGCGGACTGGTCGCTAG
- a CDS encoding Nitrogen assimilation transcription factor nit-4: protein MPPRPIRPKNEPSTPDGVDRNGEAKGGKRRAVSSACIPCRKRKSKCDGQLPSCSTCIAVYQTECSYDADSDHRRKGALKRDIQSLQQQNDALDVIVASLRSLPEQESIALLHSLRGDSDPDALAESLRSNVRLPHSFAPQTLEADFAQQVTTPTSTTFERPNFPPPTSREDSGDSTTFSIRSAITPVDDSTTWFRTPQDAEFVEHLLSLYHCWVHPFYCFISWDLFSQDMRRGRTDFCNAMLVNAVLSFACHYSDRSMARLDPNDPGTAGDQFYAEAKRLLDRNDKSSLPTVQALGIMSLRETSAGRDSSGYQLAGRCVRMALELGLHLSVIRNGLRSSEAEVRKVTFWAVFNLETLCAVGFGRLSQLPRSAADIETPSANARSETQTWRPYEDVNVSNSPSAEQPARAMSFKDQLSKLSELASDMVNTFYAPRERFTSRRLAITYAHYQNWHQNLPDHFRLENTSLPHVLVLHMYYYGCVLHLFRPYIKLDLRAANLYPRDTCTYCANEISALMNALRAMYGLRRISLAVVSLVLSASTIHLLNLPSEEAAAHLSQGLHDLEAMSVNHRFAARAVDIVHSLSSKWNIALPEGAAAVSVYRLGLQRDLASPPPSTFFAASIPRKQSSEGQTRSGDSGHKESPFPPPSATSHPPRHQQQQQQANQIGMFYTDPTTPLDPTQAQTAFWTPFPTQVMPMPHHDLGSATMDFSGIEDQQHWQLYGGVSNAQQQEYHGRPQPATGRVDENMTGMGNWNWNE from the exons ATGCCTCCACGACCTATACGACCCAAGAACGAGCCAAGCACGCCTGATGGAGTCGATCGTAACGGTGAGGCGAAAGGTGGAAAGCGAAGAGCAGTCTCATCAGCCTGCATACCTTGTCGAAAACGCAAGAGCAAG TGCGACGGGCAGCTGCCATCATGCTCGACTTGCATCGCGGTGTACCAGACAGAATGTAGCTACGATGCGGATAGCGACCACCGAAGGAAGGGCGCCCTGAAGCGAGACATTCAGTCACTGCAACAACAAAATGATGCTCTGGATGTCATCGTGGCTTCACTGCGAAGTCTGCCCGAGCAGGAATCGATAGCATTGCTGCACAGCCTACGGGGGGATTCCGATCCAGATGCGCTTGCAGAGTCTCTTCGAAGTAATGTTAGACTACCTCACAGCTTTGCACCACAGACGTTAGAAGCGGACTTTGCTCAACAGGTGACGACGCCCACCAGTACCACGTTTGAAAGACCGAACTTTCCTCCCCCGACATCACGAGAGGACTCTGGAGACAGCACGACATTCTCGATACGCAGTGCAATAACGCCAGTGGACGACTCTACTACGTGGTTCCGAACACCTCAGGACGCAGAATTCGTTGAGCACTTGTTGAGCCTCTACCACTGCTGGGTCCACCCGTTCTATTGCTTCATCTCGTGGGACCTGTTCTCACAAGACATGAGACGTGGAAGGACGGACTTCTGCAATGCGATGCTGGTCAACGCTGTATTATCCTTTGCATGTCACTACTCAGATCGATCCATGGCGAGACTCGACCCCAACGATCCAGGGACTGCCGGAGACCAGTTCTACGCTGAGGCCAAACGCCTTCTTGACCGGAATGACAAGTCTTCGTTGCCAACAGTCCAAGCTCTCGGGATCATGAGTCTCCGTGAGACTTCTGCAGGGCGAGATAGCAGTGGGTACCAACTGGCGGGAAGGTGCGTTCGCATGGCGCTCGAATTGGGTTTGCATCTGTCGGTGATCAGGAATGGTCTACGATCCAGTGAGGCGGAGGTGAGGAAGGTGACATTTTGGGCGGTATTTAACCTGGAAAC GTTATGCGCAGTTGGCTTCGGCCGACTATCACAGCTTCCACGCTCTGCCGCAGATATCGAAACTCCGTCAGCGAACGCACGATCAGAAACACAGACTTGGCGACCTTACGAGGATGTCAATGTATCGAACAGCCCGAGTGCCGAACAGCCAGCACGAGCAATGTCGTTCAAAGACCAGCTCAGCAAACTATCCGAATTAGCCAGCGACATGGTCAATACCTTTTACGCACCTCGAGAACGATTTACCAGCCGCCGACTCGCCATCACGTACGCCCACTACCAGAATTGGCACCAGAACCTGCCCGACCATTTTCGCCTGGAAAACACATCCTTACCGCATGTGCTGGTGTTACACATGTACTACTATGGATGCGTACTGCA TCTCTTCCGTCCTTACATCAAGCTGGACCTCCGAGCAGCGAATCTTTATCCACGCGACACCTGCACATATTGTGCAAACGAAATATCGGCACTCATGAATGCATTGCGGGCAATGTATGGACTGAGGCGAATTTCACTAGCGGTCGTCAGCTTAGTATTGTCGGCCAGTACGATACACCTCCTCAACTTGCCTTCCGAAGAGGCAGCAGCACATCTCAGCCAGGGCTTACACGATCTCGAAGCAATGTCTGTAAACCACCGCTTCGCGGCTAGAGCAGTCGATATTGTCCACTCCCTGTCGAGTAAGTGGAACATTGCACTGCCTGAAGGTGCGGCTGCGGTCTCCGTATATCGGCTTGGATTGCAGAGGGACTTAGCATCTCCGCCACCATCCACTTTCTTCGCAGCCTCGATTCCACGCAAGCAATCTTCAGAGGGCCAAACACGCTCCGGAGATTCTGGACACAAGGAGTCGCCGTTCCCTCCCCCGAGTGCCACCTCCCACCCGCCACGACATCAGCAGCAACAGCAGCAGGCGAACCAAATTGGAATGTTCTATACCGACCCCACCACCCCTTTGGACCCAACCCAAGCACAAACGGCTTTCTGGACTCCATTTCCGACCCAGGTCATGCCCATGCCTCATCACGATCTAGGCTCGGCCACGATGGACTTTTCTGGAATTGAAGATCAACAGCATTGGCAGTTATACGGTGGCGTTTCAAATGCCCAACAGCAAGAATACCACGGGAGACCACAACCGGCTACGGGACGTGTTGATGAGAACATGACCGGCATGGGAAACTGGAACTGGAACGAATGA
- a CDS encoding Syntaxin pep12, translating to MSFHDSSNLESQPTTWRRQDDPEYADDPEFQRHTTQLSDKLFSLTSSISKLSSQIALLGTRRETDRVRERVQDLLTETGDGFKEIGEGLKKVQQWHDLGPSQKYTAGKLGTEFRASLTEFQNLQRQALDKQRASAAAGRAALDDEARPSEGGSAQQQQQQLQQHEQLRLADQSEVDFQESLIIERESEIRNIESSVSELNELFRDVATMVHDQGQSLDIIETNVTQTRDDTRNADQQLRTASRHQKSARGKACCLLIILAIVLAVVILAVVLG from the exons ATGTCTTTTCACGATTCGAGCAACCTAGAATCGCAGCCCACAACATGGCGGCGCCAGGATGACCCAGAATATGCCGATGACCCAGAGTTCCAGCGCCATACGACCCAACTCAGCGACAAGCTCTTCTCCCTCACCTCCAGCATCTCGAAACTCTCCTCCCAGATCGCACTACTAGGCACGCGCCGCGAAACAGACCGTGTGCGTGAGCGAGTACAAGACCTACTCACAGAGACGG GTGACGGCTTCAAAGAGATCGGCGAAGGCCTCAAGAAAGTCCAACAATGGCACGATCTAGGACCATCACAGAAATACACAGCTGGGAAGCTAGGCACAGAATTCCGCGCGAGCTTGACAGAGTTCCAAAACCTCCAGCGACAAGCCCTCGATAAGCAACGAGCGTCCGCGGCAGCAGGCCGCGCAGCATTGGACGATGAGGCAAGACCGTCGGAAGGCGGCTCGGCACAACAGCAACAGCAGCAATTACAACAGCACGAGCAGTTGAGGCTAGCAGATCAGAGCGAAGTGGACTTTCAAGAGAGCCTCATCATCGAGCGGGAGAGCGAGATAAGGAACATCGAGAGTTCGGTCAGCGAGTTGAACGAGCTGTTCCGGGATGTGGCGACCATGGTGCATGATCAGGGACAGTCACTGGATATCATCGAAACGAATGTAACGCAGACGAGAGACGATACGAGAAATGCGGATCAGCAGCTGAGGACTGCGAGCAGGCATCAGAAGAGCGCGAGGGGCAAGGCTTGTTGTTTGCTGATTATCTTGGCCATCGTGTTGGCCGTGGTGATCTTGGCTGTTGTGCTGGGTTGA
- a CDS encoding Shugoshin, translating into MARLNEPPVAPAPNNATVTGTAATGTESLDALKRRFIRQNRELAKNNSSQSLRIRSLELEVSKLLGDNLDLREQVLSLQNEVHSARRQAGSEAMRRMKSDLQMKLAELSGLVEGFGAEEEDERPVVQKERILSPSQRQYRERQPLAELMQDAVMPTIVEDKHFPRRTLDPEEIRSIRLSDQSASTGSPDLGPPPVAHFEFGSSQETNSQEDVARSPLQDPRTVDEQEELLPSINLETRRKRKSTSKIEIRRHSILAQSPVKEGTDAATTMLRTGAKRKLGDRETDKPFKPPSSDDFTFSRRASAVQPSSDEEKAPSKEDKPVEETLVEIAKPTRRVLGEKSVNMSPRKAEVRAGKPLRDDLKKVAPPKLKSSKDSSSAERPPARGRRVSSIPLPSPQDDVPATIELPPPEASTAEQLMTDTPAAHDLFSPTSEASAKEGARDTPPPENLSSAINTTEGGPRPSRRARPALSYKEPSLAAKMRRPGKEMVDAISGLQDPRRVMSLSHRSSSGPLSTSEILIKTEPEDDDAAWKTIPTANGSTEPASPLREKSTNDHLVPATDAKEERISTNRPSQSASVLSSVTATSRNRREQLDRRESQPFGPNVDAAQTTKTSRRTSPEATKDSPDVEATAKKLEELDIYDFKDSSSPATDTSTTTSSTSTSGRKGSRRHSSVPKQAEVLVVPAAAPIATPGERVSSRRRSMML; encoded by the exons ATGGCGCGCCTGAACGAGCCGCCTGTCGCTCCTGCACCAAACAATGCGACTGTGACTGGCACTGCCGCCACTGGGACAGAATCTCTTGACGCTC TGAAACGCAGATTCATCCGACAGAACCGCGAGCTCGCCAAGAACAACTCGTCGCAGTCTTTGCGCATACGGAGCTTGGAATTGGAGGTGTCGAAACTGTTGGGCGACAACTTAGATCTAAGAGAACAGGTGCTCAGCTTGCAGAATGAGGTACACAGTGCGCGGAGGCAGGCTGGGAGTGAGGCGATGCGGAGGATGAAGAGTGATTTACAGATGAAGCTTGCCGAGCTGTCGGGACTTGTCGAGGGCTTCGGTGCTGAGGAGGAGGATGAGAGGCCGGTTGTGCAGAAAGAGAGAATACTCAGTCCCAGCCAGAGGCAATATCGCGAGAGACAGCCTCTGGCAGAGCTGATGCAGGATGCGGTCATGCCGACCATAGTCGAGGACAAGCACTTTCCACGACGGACGTTGGATCCAGAGGAGATTCGATCCATCAGGTTGAGCGACCAGAGTGCATCAACCGGCAGTCCTGATCTTGGTCCGCCTCCAGTTGCACATTTCGAATTCGGAAGCAGCCAGGAGACAAACTCGCAAGAAGATGTTGCACGATCACCACTTCAGGATCCGAGGACTGTTGACGAGCAAGAAGAGCTGCTGCCCTCTATCAATCTAGAAACCAGACGGAAACGAAAAAGCACATCAAAGATCGAGATCAGGCGACACTCGATACTCGCTCAGTCCCCAGTCAAGGAAGGCACCGATGCTGCGACTACTATGCTCAGAACAGGTGCAAAGCGGAAGCTGGGTGATCGAGAGACAGATAAGCCATTCAAGCCACCAAGTAGTGATGACTTCACCTTCAGCCGGCGAGCGTCCGCTGTGCAGCCATCATCAGACGAAGAAAAGGCGCCATCAAAGGAGGATAAGCCGGTCGAGGAGACATTGGTCGAAATTGCCAAACCGACGAGAAGAGTGTTGGGTGAGAAGAGTGTGAACATGTCGCCACGAAAAGCAGAAGTCCGCGCCGGCAAGCCTTTGAGGGATGATCTGAAGAAAGTCGCGCCTCCCAAGCTGAAAAGCAGTAAAGACTCATCCAGCGCTGAACGACCTCCCGCTCGCGGTAGAAGGGTATCATCCATACCTCTACCATCTCCACAGGACGACGTACCGGCCACCATTGAGCTTCCCCCTCCCGAAGCCTCGACAGCAGAGCAACTTATGACTGATACACCGGCTGCACATGACCTCTTCTCGCCAACTTCCGAGGCTTCTGCAAAAGAGGGTGCGCGCGATACACCCCCTCCAGAAAATCTGAGCTCCGCCATCAACACGACTGAAGGTGGTCCACGACCATCAAGACGAGCCAGGCCGGCCTTGAGCTACAAAGAACCAAGCTTGGCGGCCAAGATGAGACGTCCCGGCAAGGAAATGGTGGATGCAATCAGCGGACTGCAGGACCCAAGACGTGTTATGAGCTTGTCGCATAGGTCTTCCTCCGGTCCCCTGAGCACATCCGAGATTCTCATCAAGACCGAACCAGAGGATGACGACGCAGCGTGGAAGACGATACCCACAGCAAATGGTAGCACTGAGCCAGCAAGTCCACTTCGCGAGAAGAGCACGAACGATCACCTTGTGCCGGCCACAGACGCTAAGGAAGAACGCATCAGCACCAACAGGCCTTCACAGTCTGCCTCTGTCCTTTCCTCTGTGACGGCAACGAGTCGAAATAGACGAGAGCAGCTCGATCGCAGAGAATCACAGCCTTTCGGACCGAATGTGGACGCAGCCCAGACCACGAAGACGTCGAGAAGAACTAGCCCCGAAGCCACGAAAGACAGCCCGGACGTGGAAGCTACTGCCAAGAAGCTTGAAGAGCTGGACATATATGACTTCAAGGACTCATCGAGTCCTGCGACGGATACTAGCACGACGACTTCTTCCACGAGCACTTCTGGCAGGAAGGGTAGCAGGCGGCACTCTTCTGTGCCTAAGCAGGCTGAGGTGCTTGTTGTACCTGCTGCGGCTCCGATTGCGACGCCAGGGGAGAGAGTGTCCAGTCGGAGGAGGAGTATGATGCTGTAG
- a CDS encoding DASH complex subunit DAD2 — protein MSYNSHPKSRQTILPSQMVRDGATASIRPGSGLGQSNNHQSALQARVNEKRLELESLKQLRDLSAGLAGQMQQLEEKLITLSDGTEAVAAVMGNWNTVLRAVYMASQAIPKPKAEGDIAGDKKEDALPQTLVRIPIQQAQAVQREQAEREANAG, from the coding sequence ATGTCGTACAACAGCCACCCCAAGTCACGGCAGACCATCTTGCCCTCGCAGATGGTCAGAGATGGCGCGACAGCAAGCATTCGTCCAGGGTCAGGTCTGGGTCAAAGCAACAACCACCAATCTGCTCTGCAAGCACGAGTGAACGAGAAGAGATTGGAGCTGGAGTCACTGAAGCAGCTACGAGACTTGTCCGCTGGTCTCGCTGGGCAGATGCAACAGCTGGAGGAGAAGCTCATCACATTGAGTGACGGCACCGAGGCAGTCGCCGCTGTGATGGGCAACTGGAACACTGTACTAAGGGCGGTGTACATGGCAAGTCAAGCTATCCCGAAGCCGAAGGCAGAGGGAGACATAGCTGGCGACAAGAAGGAAGACGCATTGCCGCAGACTCTCGTTCGAATCCCGATTCAGCAGGCCCAAGCTGTGCAGCGCGAGCAAGCAGAGAGGGAGGCCAATGCTGGTTGA